The Vicia villosa cultivar HV-30 ecotype Madison, WI linkage group LG1, Vvil1.0, whole genome shotgun sequence genome includes a region encoding these proteins:
- the LOC131642975 gene encoding LEAF RUST 10 DISEASE-RESISTANCE LOCUS RECEPTOR-LIKE PROTEIN KINASE-like 1.1 — MTSLFIFKSLIFSLILHVSAQDHGRCPTSFSCGYLGQITFPFTVPQHPQCGALAILDCDNKNATAPKTIQLGSPPSKQLFTVPYVEGDIITVRENEAQRNNLLSKNCQAFHNFPVPPSSPLASFYIKYSTTMFKCNHSLSVIPPKSFYNYKNCSGYNIYYYRQISDGNFKVPSSLAQCKVYKVAIRDSPSDDPFDFLSPEIEIKVQLSDDCNKCLRHHGGQCQLDVHKNFFCAKEDKRLAWKLGIGIGLLVIIITGLLITWRCKRRVPNFYNKYTESDSIYNGVPVFSFKDLEVATKKFDSSRELGEGGFGTVYYGKLKDGREVAVKRLYQHNFKRVEQFMNEIKILTRLRHKNLVTLYGCTSHHSHELLLVYEYISNGTVASHLRGESGFLPWHIRMKAALETAAALAYLHASEIIHRDVKTNNILLDDTFCIKVADFGLSKLFPNDVTHVSTAPQGTPGYVDPEYHQCYRLTSKSDVYSFGVVLVELISSMPAVDMSRDKEEINLANLAIRKIQKSAISELVDPTLWFESDSDVKRQIVSIAELAFQCLQRDKELRPSMDDVLEVLRRIDNGSGVDKFGHVEEVIAHGAGISRINVRSLSPPSSDHVEVKLSKDKKITPSPKGVTDKWDSESTTPNISGQSASQM; from the exons ATGACCTCCCTTTTCATTTTCAAGTCATTAATATTCTCTCTGATTCTACATGTTTCAGCTCAAGATCATGGAAGATGTCCAACCTCTTTTAGTTGTGGATATCTTGGCCAAATTACATTCCCTTTCACAGTTCCACAACACCCTCAGTGTGGCGCTTTGGCAATACTTGATTGTGACAATAAGAATGCAACTGCTCCCAAAACCATCCAACTTGGCAGCCCACCATCAAAACAGCTTTTTACTGTTCCATACGTGGAAGGTGATATCATCACAGTCAGGGAAAATGAAGCTCAACGGAATAATTTGCTATCCAAAAATTGTCAAGCCTTTCACAATTTTCCTGTTCCTCCCAGTTCTCCTTTAGCTTCTTTCTACATCAAATATAGTACAACTATGTTCAAATGCAATCACTCCCTTAGTGTAATCCCTCCCAAATCATTTTATAACTACAAAAACTGTTCCGGTTATAATATCTACTATTACCGTCAAATTTCTGATGGTAATTTCAAAGTGCCAAGTTCTTTGGCACAGTGTAAAGTGTATAAGGTTGCAATAAGAGACAGCCCTTCTGATGATCCCTTTGATTTTCTATCTCCTGAAATCGAAATTAAAGTACAATTATCGGATGATTGCAACAAGTGTCTTCGCCACCACGGGGGCCAATGTCAACTTGACGTTCACAAAAATTTCTTCTGTGCCAAAG AGGATAAAAGATTGGCTTGGAAGTTAGGAATTG GCATTGGACTCCTTGTCATTATTATAACTGGATTGCTGATTACTTGGCGCTGCAAACGACGTGTTCCTAATTTCTACAACAAATACACAGAGAGTGACAGTATCTACAATGGGGTGCCAGTGTTTTCCTTTAAGGATCTTGAAGTAGCAACAAAAAAATTTGACAGTTCAAGAGAACTCGGAGAAGGAGGATTTGGGACTGTTTATTATG GAAAACTAAAAGATGGACGTGAAGTTGCTGTGAAGCGCCTATACCAGCACAACTTCAAACGAGTTGAACAGTTCATGAATGAAATCAAAATCCTCACTCGCTTGCGCCACAAAAATCTAGTTACTCTTTATGGATGCACTTCACATCACAGTCATGAACTATTGCTTGTATACGAATACATTTCAAATGGAACTGTCGCCAGTCATCTGCGTGGTGAATCTGGCTTTTTGCCGTGGCATATCCGAATGAAAGCTGCCTTAGAGACTGCTGCTGCTTTGGCTTATCTCCATGCTTCTGAAATCATTCACCGTGATGTGAAAACAAACAACATTCTCCTTGACGACACCTTTTGCATTAAAGTTGCAGATTTTGGACTGTCAAAACTGTTCCCAAATGATGTTACACATGTATCCACAGCTCCACAAGGAACCCCGGGCTATGTGGATCCGGAATATCATCAATGCTACAGGCTTACAAGCAAGAGTGATGTTTACAGCTTTGGTGTTGTGCTTGTTGAGCTGATATCATCTATGCCAGCAGTTGATATGAGCAGAGATAAGGAGGAGATAAACTTGGCAAACCTAGCCATAAGGAAGATTCAAAAAAGTGCAATCAGTGAACTCGTGGATCCTACCCTCTGGTTTGAGTCAGATAGTGATGTTAAGAGACAAATAGTTTCAATAGCAGAACTGGCTTTTCAATGTTTGCAACGAGATAAGGAATTGAGGCCTTCCATGGATGACGTTTTAGAGGTGCTGAGGAGAATTGATAATGGGAGTGGGGTGGATAAGTTTGGACATGTAGAGGAAGTAATAG